From the genome of Streptomyces sp. S4.7:
CCCCCGGGCGCGAGGCATCACCTTCCTCATCGCGCCGGTGACCTCGCTCACCTCCTCCATCGACGTGCTCCGCGTCTATCTGGCGCTGCTCTCCGGCGCCGGACTCTTCCTCGCCCTGTGGGTGTGGCGGCGCCTGCTCCCCGCATCCGTACTCGCCCTGGCCGGGGCCCTGTTCGCCGGACTGTGGATCACGGTCTACTACGGGCCGCAGGTCATGCCGAACCTCTGGGTCGCCCTCGGCTGCCTCTGTGCCGTCGGACTCTTCCTCCGGGCCGCACGCGATCGCACCGACCGCACGGCCCTTGTCGGACTCGGCGTCGCTGTCGCCTTCGTCGCGCTCATGCGCCCCACCGACGCCTTCTGGCTCTCCGCGCCCCTCGCACTCATCGCGCTCGGCGTCCGGCGATGGCGCAGGTGGGCCCTCCTGGCGGCGCTCGCCGCGGGCGGGGCGGTCGGCTGCGCGGAGTGGATCATCGAGGCGTACGTCAGTTACGGCGGGCTCTTCACACGGCTCGCGCGGGCCAGCGAGATCCAGGGCCATCTGGGCTGGAACCTCGTCTTCGGCGACCATATGCGCTCGCTCGACGGGCGGTTGCTCTGCCGTCCCTGCGACGTCCGCTGGCGGCGGCCGGCCACCGCGATCTGGTGGTTCGCACTGCCGCTGCTCACCCTCGGCGGGGTACTGGTCGCCGCGCGCCTGCGGCGGCTGCCGCTCGTACTGGTGCCGACGCTGGTAGGCCTGTCGATGGCCGCGCAGTACCTGCTCCTGATCGGATACGCCGCGCCGCGCTTCCTGCTTCCCGTGTACGCGCTCCTCGCGCTGCCCACCGCGCTGTTCCTGACCTGGCTCGTCAGGACCGCGCGGCCCCGAGGGCCGGTCGTGGTCCTGCTCGTGGCGGCGGCGGTCGCGCATCTGTGGGTCCAGGGGTCCGTCGTCGGCGACCGCGCCGAGCGCAGCCGTGTCGACCGGGGCAAGTTCGACCGGATCGCCGCCGAGTTCGCACGTCAGGGTGTTACGCCGCCCTGTGTGGTCAGCGGAACGGAGGCGATCAGGGTCGCCTTCCGGATCGGCTGCGCGTCACGGCAGACCGGCGGTCACGACGGGAGCATCACCCCTTCCGAACTCGTCGCCGTGGCAAGCGAGAAGCCGGTGGCCTTCGTGGTCGCGGGACAGGACGGGCCCCCGGCGTACGCCCGCGACTGGCGGGTCGAGCGGATCCCCGACCTGCCCGGACTGCGGAACTGCCGTGTGTACCTGTCACCGTCAGTCCGGGCCGTACCGGGCGCTGTCGGCCGTGGCCTCAGTGCGCACCACGGCCGGCCGGTCAACTCGCCCTTCGGAGACGGGCGATGAACTTGACCTCGATCGGCAACTCGGCGCGGACCCGGCGGGAGCAGGAAGCGGCGGTCGCCGCGCTCCGCTTCACGTGCGACGTGCTCTGGTCCCTGCTCGACGCGGTCGACCACGGGCACGCGGCGGAGCGGCCATGACCGGACGGCCGGACGGCCGGACGGCCGGACGCCGAACCGGACTGGAAACCCGTGCTCTCCAGGTCCGTTGGAAAACGCCGGCCGAGGGGTGCCGATCATGGTGCTCGCCACCTGCGGATCCGGTCGCCCCTACGCCGCCTTGCGCACCGGCCCCGCCACCGCGTCGGCCGCGTCGGCGTCGATCACGCAGAGGACGCCGACGGTGCTCCGACCGGGCCGCCCGCCCGGTCGGCGCGGGCTCAGTCCTTCCCGCGGGCCCGCTGGAAGCGGTCCCGGCCCTCGGCCAGTTCCACGAGCGGCTCCGGGTAGTCGTACCGGGCCCGTTCGCGTCCCGGCAGCTTCCACGGCTCGTGGACGGCCGCGCCCGCCAGCCCGCTCAGCTCGGGCACCCATCGGCGTACGTAACGGCCGTCCGGGTCGTAGCGCTTGCCCTGGATCACCGGGTTGAGCACCCGGTTGGGGCGCGAGTCCGTGCCGGTACCGGCCATCCACTGCCAGTTGAGCTGGTTGTTGGCGACATCGCCGTCCACCAGCAGCTCCAGGAAGTGCCGCGCGCCGATCCGCCAGTCCACGTACAGCGTCTTGGTCAGGAAGCTCGCGGTCAGCAGCCTGCCCCGGTTGTGCATCCACCCCTCGTGGAGCAGCTGGCGCATGGCGGCGTCCACCACCGGATATCCGGTACGACCCGCCTTCCACGCCTCGATCTCCTCGCCGGCGGACTCCGCGGACCGCCAACGGTCGTGCTGGGTGCGGTAGTCGACCGACGAGGCGTCGGGGCGGGCGGCCAGCACCTGGTGGTGGAAGTCCCGCCAGCACAGCTGCCGTACGAACGCCTCGGCGCCCGCCCCGCCCGCCCGCCGTGCCCGCTGGACGAGTTCGGTGGGGGACAGGGTGCCGAAGTGCAGATGCGGCGAGAGCCGCGAGGTGAAGTCGCCCGCCATGTCGTCATGGCCGCTCTCGTACGTCGCGAGCCCGCCGCGCTTCCAGGCGGCGAAGCGTCTGCGCCCGGCGCTCTCGCCTCCCGCGGCGAGACCTTCCGAGACGCCCGAGGTGTCCGCGCGCGCCGGCACGCGGTCGGAGCCGACCCCCGCCGGGACCCGTACCGTCCGGGGCGCGGGGAGCACGTCACGGAGGCGTTCCTGCGACCAGTGCCGGAAGTAGGGGGTGAAGACCGCGAAGTGATCCGAGCCGGCCGGCGTGACGGCGCCCGGCGGGAGCGCTGTCAGAGTGGCGTCGTGGACGTACAGCCGGCGGCCGTCGGACTCCAGCGCGAGACGCAGTCGCTCCTCGCGCCGCTGTGCGTAGCGGCTGACCCCGCCGGCCGTCCGCACCTCCCCGGCGCCGACCTCGGCGGCGACCTCGCACACCGAGTCCACGACATCGCCGGTACGTACGACGAGCCGCCCGCCGCGCGCCCGGAGCCCGTC
Proteins encoded in this window:
- a CDS encoding deoxyribodipyrimidine photo-lyase yields the protein MSVSVVLFTSDLRLHDNPTLHAAVTGADEVVPLFVLDKAIVSAGFATPNRRAFLADCLTDLDDGLRARGGRLVVRTGDVVDSVCEVAAEVGAGEVRTAGGVSRYAQRREERLRLALESDGRRLYVHDATLTALPPGAVTPAGSDHFAVFTPYFRHWSQERLRDVLPAPRTVRVPAGVGSDRVPARADTSGVSEGLAAGGESAGRRRFAAWKRGGLATYESGHDDMAGDFTSRLSPHLHFGTLSPTELVQRARRAGGAGAEAFVRQLCWRDFHHQVLAARPDASSVDYRTQHDRWRSAESAGEEIEAWKAGRTGYPVVDAAMRQLLHEGWMHNRGRLLTASFLTKTLYVDWRIGARHFLELLVDGDVANNQLNWQWMAGTGTDSRPNRVLNPVIQGKRYDPDGRYVRRWVPELSGLAGAAVHEPWKLPGRERARYDYPEPLVELAEGRDRFQRARGKD